The nucleotide window ACGGCAGCCCGATGCTGGATGAAAAGGTCAAGACAGGAGAGCTGGATCTAGTGCTCTTCACGGCCCGCCCGGGCACGGGACTGGCAAGCGGCGGTGAGATCGTCTTCACCGAGCCTTTGGTCTGGGTCGGCCTCGAAGGCGGAATTGCCTACGACCGGGAACCTTTGCCCCTTGCTGTGTCCACACCTGGCTGTCCCTGGCGCCGCGCGGCGCGGGTTGCGCTTGACGATGCGCAAAAACCTTACCGGATTTCCTATACAAGCTTTCACAGCGCGGGCCAGGAGGCAGCTCTCCTTGCGGACCTTGCCATTGCGCCCTTTCCGGCAAGTGTTGTCGAAGCGCCGTTGCAGGTGTTGGACGAGCGCCATGGTCTTCCCGAGATCGGCGACTATCACATCGTCATGCGCGAGCGGGCGCGTGCCGGCAAGGCCACGCATGCTTTTGCGCAGCATGTCGAGGAGTGTTTCCGTGAACTTGCTCTCGGTGTTTCAGCCTAGTGTTACTGCAGCGGCTGGTCAGCGTGTGAACAGGTGTTTGTTGCGATCAAAATAAGCGGTCGTGAAGTCGACAAAGGCGCGGATCCTGGCAACGCGTCGCAGGTCGCCACGATAAAGAAGCCACAAGTTGTAGCCAGGCAGCACCGGCAAGGACGGTACACGGAGGATTCGCGGGTCCGCGTCGCCTGCAAACGCGGGAACCTTGATCAGGCCAAGACCCTTGGCCGCGGCTTCAATCTGCATGGAAACTTCCGGCAGGACATGGCGTACCTTCGCTTTTGGAAACGGGC belongs to Roseibium porphyridii and includes:
- a CDS encoding LysR family transcriptional regulator, with amino-acid sequence MDKLPGSGTPLIDLELYRTFLVIAETSSFSKASELIGRTPSAVSMQIKKLETMLDVAVFVREGRSVRLTPEGEALLGYARRILMLNEEAVSLFVAPDVEGEVRFGAPSDFGTRLLPNILSRFARSHPGVNVDVHLDGSPMLDEKVKTGELDLVLFTARPGTGLASGGEIVFTEPLVWVGLEGGIAYDREPLPLAVSTPGCPWRRAARVALDDAQKPYRISYTSFHSAGQEAALLADLAIAPFPASVVEAPLQVLDERHGLPEIGDYHIVMRERARAGKATHAFAQHVEECFRELALGVSA